A window from Neobacillus sp. PS3-40 encodes these proteins:
- a CDS encoding GNAT family N-acetyltransferase gives MKFKMLSECTIEEAVIAWNRGFEGYFVKIEMTPQSFMNRIISEGISLDLSRVLFDENEPIAIILNGFRITKAGKKIAWNGGTGVAPAYRGKGSSKLLMEETMRIYHDEGVDIATLEAIKENEKAIRLYEKYGYQITDRLVYLNGVLKQSENTPIPIISKSIRPEQLQMIPFYNENVPWQCQWQSAKEGEAQIYHDENQSPLGYSLFRKVWNLEGKLEKVLLYQIELLNDVDEKTIYPAILENIAKDKSTSTTFIAINFNLENPISQFLLENGLHKTIEQVQMMK, from the coding sequence TTGAAGTTTAAAATGCTATCAGAATGTACAATTGAAGAAGCAGTAATTGCTTGGAATCGTGGTTTTGAAGGATATTTTGTAAAAATTGAAATGACTCCGCAATCATTTATGAATCGGATTATTTCAGAAGGAATATCATTAGATTTATCAAGAGTTCTATTTGATGAAAATGAACCAATAGCAATCATTCTTAATGGGTTTCGGATAACTAAAGCAGGGAAGAAAATTGCTTGGAATGGCGGTACTGGTGTAGCACCAGCTTATCGAGGTAAAGGTTCTTCAAAGCTTTTAATGGAAGAAACCATGCGCATTTATCATGACGAAGGAGTAGATATTGCTACACTTGAGGCAATAAAAGAAAATGAAAAGGCAATTCGCCTATATGAAAAGTATGGATATCAAATTACAGATAGGCTTGTCTATTTAAACGGGGTTCTTAAACAGTCGGAGAATACTCCCATACCAATCATATCAAAGTCGATTCGGCCTGAGCAGCTTCAAATGATACCTTTTTATAATGAGAATGTTCCTTGGCAATGCCAATGGCAGAGTGCTAAGGAAGGAGAAGCGCAAATTTATCATGACGAGAATCAAAGTCCTCTGGGGTATTCCCTATTTAGAAAGGTATGGAACCTAGAAGGAAAGCTAGAAAAAGTGCTTTTGTACCAAATTGAACTTCTGAACGATGTGGATGAAAAGACAATTTATCCAGCTATTTTAGAAAATATAGCAAAGGATAAAAGTACTTCAACAACCTTTATAGCTATTAATTTTAATTTAGAAAATCCAATCAGCCAATTCCTCCTTGAAAATGGGCTACATAAAACAATAGAGCAAGTGCAGATGATGAAATAA
- a CDS encoding amino acid ABC transporter ATP-binding protein, whose amino-acid sequence MAFIEVSNLKKSYGKLDVLKQITFEVNKNDVVAVIGPSGSGKSTMLRSLVHLDEINAGSICISGEYLVRDGVYSKPQEIKRITTKMGMVFQHFNLFPHLTVKENLEIAPKMLKKEPFTLIQQQSAELLEKIGLTERAAAYPAMLSGGQKQRVAIARALMMNPEILLFDEPTSALDPELTGEVLEVMKKLAKEHMTMIVVTHEMGFAQEVANRAIFMDDGEIIESGHPNELFTNPQFERTKSFLHRSLK is encoded by the coding sequence GTGGCTTTCATTGAAGTATCTAACCTTAAAAAATCATATGGCAAGCTAGATGTATTAAAGCAGATTACTTTTGAAGTAAATAAAAATGATGTGGTAGCAGTAATCGGCCCCTCAGGATCTGGGAAAAGCACGATGCTCCGCAGTCTAGTCCATCTCGATGAAATTAATGCCGGAAGCATTTGTATATCTGGAGAATATCTAGTAAGGGATGGTGTTTACTCAAAACCGCAGGAGATCAAGAGGATCACAACAAAGATGGGAATGGTCTTCCAGCATTTTAATCTTTTCCCGCACCTCACCGTCAAAGAAAATCTGGAAATTGCTCCAAAAATGTTAAAGAAAGAGCCATTTACATTGATCCAACAACAAAGCGCAGAACTTTTGGAGAAAATCGGGTTAACTGAGCGGGCAGCAGCTTACCCAGCGATGCTCTCAGGCGGTCAAAAACAAAGAGTAGCCATTGCTCGAGCACTCATGATGAATCCTGAAATTCTGCTATTTGATGAGCCTACATCTGCCTTAGACCCGGAATTGACTGGTGAAGTACTAGAAGTAATGAAGAAATTGGCCAAAGAACACATGACTATGATTGTGGTGACACATGAGATGGGGTTTGCTCAGGAAGTGGCTAATCGGGCTATTTTCATGGATGACGGAGAGATTATTGAATCTGGTCATCCGAATGAATTGTTTACTAACCCCCAGTTCGAACGAACGAAATCTTTCTTGCACCGCAGTTTAAAGTAA
- a CDS encoding amino acid ABC transporter substrate-binding protein, which produces MKRFAIMILAIVGVFSLLSACSSPTAKDAKNKTLVIGIDDKFAPMGFRDENNKIVGFDIDYAKAAAKKMGTKIKFQPIDWKTKETELSSGRIDLIWNGYTITDERKKKVLFTKPYLKNTQVVVTLANSKLTKLNELAGKTVGLQSLSSASDALDANPIKSKVKTVTEYSDNVTALSDLKSGRLDAVVIDEVVVKYYMSKEKNSFKLLDESLAPEEYGVGVKKGNEALLEKLQKALDKMNEDGTAAKISEKWFGENKVLK; this is translated from the coding sequence ATGAAACGTTTTGCAATTATGATTCTAGCAATTGTTGGAGTATTCTCGCTCCTTTCAGCATGCTCTAGTCCTACGGCGAAGGATGCTAAGAATAAGACACTAGTGATTGGTATTGATGATAAATTTGCTCCGATGGGGTTCCGAGATGAGAATAACAAGATTGTTGGATTCGACATTGATTACGCCAAAGCAGCTGCAAAAAAGATGGGAACGAAGATTAAATTTCAACCTATCGACTGGAAAACAAAAGAAACCGAATTGAGCAGTGGACGGATTGATCTCATTTGGAATGGGTACACAATTACGGATGAGCGTAAAAAGAAAGTTCTGTTCACGAAGCCTTATTTGAAAAATACACAGGTTGTTGTTACACTTGCTAATTCTAAATTAACTAAACTAAATGAGTTAGCAGGTAAAACTGTCGGCCTTCAATCGCTTTCTTCTGCATCAGATGCCTTGGATGCTAATCCAATTAAATCTAAGGTTAAGACTGTCACTGAGTATTCAGACAATGTAACAGCTTTAAGTGATCTGAAGTCTGGTCGTTTGGATGCAGTTGTCATTGATGAGGTTGTTGTTAAGTATTACATGTCAAAAGAGAAAAATTCCTTTAAGCTTCTCGATGAATCTCTTGCACCAGAAGAATATGGTGTAGGGGTGAAAAAAGGAAATGAGGCACTACTAGAGAAACTTCAAAAAGCACTTGATAAGATGAATGAAGACGGTACAGCCGCTAAGATCTCAGAAAAGTGGTTTGGTGAAAATAAGGTATTAAAGTAA
- a CDS encoding fumarate hydratase produces MDLVKFEESMYQLILETSTKLPRDVRRAVLGAKERENAGTSAAMSLATITNNIKMADDQRAPICQDTGLPTFKIKTPVGVNQLELKTAIRNAIALATKNGKLRPNSVDSLTGENSGDNLGGGTPVIKFDQWEKDYIEVRLILKGGGCENKNIQYSLPSEIEGLGRAGRDLDGIRKCVLHSVYQAQGQGCSAGFIGVGIGGDRSSGYDLAKEQLFRSVEDVNPIEDLRKLEEYIMKNANELGIGTMGFGGETTLLGCKIGVMNRIPASFYVSVAYNCWAFRRAGVSIDPENGEIQEWMYQEGKHIDFTQNEEEKKSMSSQKVIALQAPITEDQIRSLKVGDVVQINGRMYTGRDAIHKHLSDHDAPVDLNGQVIYHCGPVMLKDEAGVWHVKAAGPTTSIREEPYQGDIMKKFGIRAVIGKGGMGPKTLAALQEHGGVYLNAIGGAAQYYADCIKAVEGVDLMQFGIPEAMWHLKVEGFTAVVTMDSHGNSLHVDVDKSSLEKLAGFSERVF; encoded by the coding sequence ATGGATTTAGTGAAATTTGAAGAGAGTATGTATCAGCTTATTTTGGAAACATCAACAAAGCTGCCAAGAGACGTTCGCCGTGCAGTGCTGGGGGCAAAAGAAAGAGAAAATGCTGGAACGAGTGCAGCAATGAGCCTTGCAACCATTACAAACAATATTAAAATGGCTGATGATCAAAGGGCGCCAATTTGCCAGGATACTGGTTTACCTACATTCAAGATCAAAACACCAGTTGGGGTTAATCAATTAGAGTTAAAAACGGCAATTAGAAATGCAATCGCTCTTGCTACTAAAAATGGAAAGTTACGTCCAAACTCTGTGGATTCTTTAACAGGAGAAAATAGTGGCGACAATCTTGGTGGCGGCACTCCAGTAATCAAATTTGATCAATGGGAAAAAGATTATATTGAGGTTCGCCTAATATTAAAAGGGGGCGGCTGTGAGAATAAAAATATTCAATACAGCTTGCCAAGTGAAATCGAAGGACTTGGCCGGGCGGGCCGAGATTTAGACGGCATCCGTAAATGTGTCTTACATTCAGTTTACCAAGCGCAAGGTCAAGGCTGCAGTGCAGGCTTCATCGGGGTTGGCATAGGTGGGGACCGTTCCTCTGGTTACGACTTAGCGAAAGAGCAGCTATTCCGTTCGGTTGAGGATGTAAATCCAATTGAAGATCTTCGGAAGCTAGAAGAGTATATTATGAAAAATGCCAATGAACTAGGAATTGGAACAATGGGCTTTGGTGGAGAAACGACGCTTTTAGGCTGCAAAATTGGGGTTATGAACCGCATTCCTGCAAGTTTCTATGTATCCGTTGCCTATAATTGTTGGGCATTCCGTCGTGCAGGTGTTTCGATTGACCCTGAAAACGGTGAAATTCAAGAATGGATGTACCAAGAAGGCAAACATATTGATTTTACCCAAAATGAGGAAGAAAAAAAATCTATGTCATCGCAAAAAGTAATTGCTCTTCAAGCACCGATTACTGAAGATCAAATACGCTCATTAAAGGTTGGCGATGTGGTTCAAATTAACGGCAGAATGTACACTGGCCGTGATGCGATTCATAAACATTTATCTGATCATGATGCACCAGTTGATTTAAATGGCCAAGTTATTTACCACTGTGGTCCTGTAATGCTAAAGGATGAAGCGGGCGTTTGGCATGTCAAAGCAGCTGGTCCAACAACAAGTATTCGTGAAGAGCCTTACCAAGGAGACATTATGAAGAAATTCGGCATCCGTGCCGTAATTGGAAAAGGCGGAATGGGTCCAAAAACATTAGCAGCTCTTCAAGAACACGGCGGCGTTTATCTAAATGCAATCGGCGGGGCAGCTCAATATTATGCAGATTGCATAAAAGCTGTAGAAGGCGTTGACCTAATGCAATTTGGTATTCCAGAAGCAATGTGGCATCTTAAAGTAGAAGGTTTCACAGCAGTCGTCACGATGGACTCACACGGAAACAGCCTACATGTAGACGTTGATAAATCATCATTGGAAAAATTAGCAGGATTCAGTGAGCGGGTATTCTAA
- a CDS encoding SRPBCC domain-containing protein, protein MTENNATNMDQFELVITHTFDAKQELVFKAWTTSEDLKQWWGPKGFTMSISKSDLRPGGVFHYSQKSPDGHEMWGKLLFREIVAPTKLVFINSFSDEEGNTIHAPFSPTWPLEILNTLTFIEHEGKTTLTMRGVPLNGTDAENKTFKAAHEGIQQGVSGTFGQLADYLTKAHE, encoded by the coding sequence ATGACTGAAAACAATGCCACAAACATGGACCAATTTGAATTAGTTATCACGCATACTTTTGATGCAAAACAAGAGCTCGTGTTTAAGGCATGGACCACGTCAGAGGACTTGAAGCAATGGTGGGGTCCAAAAGGTTTCACTATGAGTATTTCTAAATCAGATCTCCGTCCGGGCGGCGTCTTTCACTATAGCCAGAAATCCCCTGACGGCCACGAAATGTGGGGTAAATTACTATTTCGCGAAATTGTTGCGCCGACGAAGCTTGTCTTCATTAATTCTTTTTCTGATGAAGAGGGCAATACGATTCATGCTCCCTTTAGCCCAACCTGGCCACTAGAAATCCTAAATACGTTGACGTTCATCGAGCATGAAGGCAAGACGACACTCACAATGCGGGGTGTCCCTCTAAACGGCACAGATGCTGAAAATAAAACGTTCAAGGCAGCTCATGAAGGAATTCAACAGGGAGTTTCCGGAACGTTTGGCCAACTTGCCGATTACCTTACTAAGGCTCATGAATAG
- a CDS encoding amino acid ABC transporter permease, with amino-acid sequence MSIDYFNTIIKPMLEGAQTTLLLFLIAILVSIPLGFILTLAVKSSIKPLALFAQGYIYLMRGTPLLLQLLFICFGLPLIPGIGQYLVLDRFVAACLGFILNYAAYFAEIFRGGLLAIDKGQYEASQVLGLNKWQSTTRIILPQMFRIALPAVANESVTLVKDTALLYAVAVPELLHFAETAVNRDFTILPFLYAGIIYLIITFILTLLFKWLEKRFKFE; translated from the coding sequence ATGTCCATCGATTATTTCAACACAATCATTAAGCCTATGCTGGAAGGTGCACAAACAACACTCCTTTTGTTTTTAATTGCCATATTAGTGTCAATTCCGCTGGGTTTCATTCTTACTCTGGCTGTAAAAAGCAGTATCAAGCCTTTAGCCTTGTTTGCACAGGGCTATATATACTTGATGCGCGGTACACCGCTACTTCTGCAGCTACTATTTATCTGTTTCGGTCTACCACTAATCCCTGGGATTGGACAATATTTAGTTTTGGACAGATTTGTCGCTGCTTGTTTAGGGTTTATTTTGAACTACGCGGCATATTTTGCAGAAATTTTCCGCGGGGGGCTATTGGCTATTGATAAAGGTCAATATGAGGCTTCTCAAGTACTCGGTTTGAATAAATGGCAGTCGACGACAAGAATCATACTACCACAGATGTTCCGTATTGCACTTCCAGCTGTTGCTAACGAATCAGTGACATTAGTTAAGGATACGGCGCTGCTCTATGCCGTTGCCGTACCGGAATTGTTACACTTTGCAGAGACTGCTGTGAACCGCGACTTTACGATCTTGCCTTTCCTTTATGCGGGAATCATTTATCTGATCATAACTTTCATATTAACGTTGCTCTTTAAATGGCTTGAAAAAAGATTCAAATTTGAATAA
- a CDS encoding EamA family transporter → MRGKLKIITAMLIWGSMGVFVKNIDLSSSEIALLRGVIGSIFLVCGSFIVKQKLSLKLIKENSVLLFLSGAGIGVNWIFLFQAYRYTTISNATLSYYFAPIFVMIFAPLVLKEKLTSLKVGCIITAMIGLFLVVNIGGSSTSGTYHHAIGILYGLSAAVLYASVILMNKCIKNLTGFETTLVQLMVATVVLFPYVFAKDHLDFSGINAISLIFILILGIIHTGIAYFLYFTSIKELKGQTIAVLSYIDPISAVMIAAIFLGESMNFIQMVGGVLILGATYLSERMDFNVEKLNKSKA, encoded by the coding sequence GTGAGAGGGAAATTAAAAATTATTACTGCAATGCTCATTTGGGGTAGCATGGGTGTGTTTGTAAAAAATATTGATCTATCTTCAAGTGAAATTGCGCTTTTAAGGGGAGTAATCGGAAGCATATTTTTGGTGTGTGGTAGTTTTATTGTTAAACAAAAGCTTTCTCTAAAATTGATAAAAGAAAATAGTGTACTTCTATTTCTATCTGGTGCAGGTATTGGGGTAAATTGGATATTTTTATTCCAAGCCTATAGGTATACAACTATTTCAAATGCGACATTAAGCTATTACTTCGCACCAATATTTGTAATGATTTTTGCGCCATTAGTACTAAAAGAAAAACTAACTTCCTTAAAAGTAGGGTGCATTATTACCGCAATGATTGGATTATTTCTTGTCGTTAATATTGGTGGCAGTAGTACAAGTGGTACATATCACCATGCAATAGGTATCTTGTATGGCCTTTCTGCTGCAGTACTTTATGCAAGTGTTATTTTAATGAATAAATGTATTAAAAATCTAACTGGTTTTGAAACTACTTTAGTTCAATTAATGGTAGCAACTGTTGTTCTTTTTCCATACGTTTTTGCTAAAGATCATTTGGACTTTTCAGGAATAAACGCTATTTCACTTATTTTTATACTTATTTTAGGCATTATCCATACTGGTATAGCATACTTCTTATATTTTACTTCAATTAAGGAATTGAAGGGACAAACGATTGCAGTTCTCAGTTATATTGACCCAATTTCGGCAGTAATGATTGCAGCAATATTTCTTGGTGAGAGCATGAATTTTATTCAAATGGTTGGAGGTGTCCTTATATTAGGTGCCACTTATTTGAGTGAAAGAATGGACTTTAATGTTGAAAAGTTAAATAAAAGTAAGGCTTAA
- a CDS encoding MFS transporter has translation MSSTAINTQEKKGGTLSLMALAISAFGIGTTEFVPVGLLSSLAGDLKIPITLAGLLISGYAMGVAIGAPVLTVLTNKMNRKTLLMLLMVVFIVGNSVAALSTSFGLLLAARFITAFSHGVFFSIGSTIAADLVPEHKRASAIAFMFTGLTVATVTGVPLGTFIGQVFGWRSTFWAVAILGVIAIIASAILVPKNLKKAPLAKFSDNLKILTNGPLLLAFSITALGYGGTFVAFTFLAPILEDITGFAPSVVSVILLVYGVAIAIGNTIGGRAANKNPLKALLWMFLIQAVVLVILSFTAPFKIVGIITIFFLGLFAFMNVPGLQIYVVQLAEKYVPSAVDVASALNIAAFNVGIAIGAFIGGYVVDSIGLIHTPWIGGVMVLGAALLTLWSSSLESKRKEKSSFKRLIG, from the coding sequence ATGAGTTCCACTGCTATAAATACTCAAGAGAAAAAAGGTGGTACACTTTCGTTAATGGCTTTGGCCATTAGTGCTTTTGGAATTGGCACTACGGAATTTGTACCTGTAGGATTACTTTCTTCATTAGCAGGTGATCTAAAAATACCCATTACTTTAGCTGGTTTATTAATATCGGGTTATGCAATGGGTGTTGCTATTGGAGCACCGGTCCTTACGGTTTTAACAAATAAGATGAATAGAAAAACTTTATTAATGCTATTAATGGTTGTCTTTATTGTCGGTAATTCAGTTGCTGCTTTATCAACAAGTTTCGGATTATTATTAGCAGCACGGTTTATTACTGCATTTTCTCACGGTGTATTTTTCTCAATCGGCTCTACGATTGCGGCAGATTTAGTTCCTGAACACAAAAGGGCAAGTGCTATTGCATTTATGTTCACGGGTTTAACCGTTGCCACAGTAACAGGTGTACCACTAGGTACATTTATTGGTCAAGTGTTTGGATGGAGGTCAACTTTCTGGGCTGTCGCAATTCTAGGCGTAATTGCGATTATTGCAAGTGCCATTCTGGTCCCTAAAAATCTTAAGAAGGCCCCACTGGCAAAATTCAGTGATAACTTAAAAATCTTAACGAACGGGCCATTACTTTTAGCATTTTCAATTACAGCTTTAGGATATGGCGGTACGTTTGTAGCATTTACCTTCCTTGCCCCTATTTTAGAAGATATTACAGGATTCGCCCCAAGTGTAGTTAGTGTCATCTTGCTGGTATATGGTGTTGCAATAGCTATTGGAAATACAATTGGAGGGCGAGCTGCCAATAAAAATCCCTTAAAGGCTTTATTATGGATGTTCTTAATTCAAGCAGTTGTACTGGTTATCTTATCATTCACTGCGCCATTTAAAATTGTAGGTATTATCACTATCTTCTTCTTAGGATTATTTGCATTTATGAATGTACCAGGATTGCAAATTTATGTCGTTCAGCTAGCTGAAAAATATGTACCTTCAGCGGTGGATGTCGCATCCGCTTTAAATATTGCTGCATTTAATGTTGGAATTGCGATTGGAGCTTTTATTGGAGGATATGTTGTGGATTCTATTGGGTTAATTCATACACCTTGGATTGGTGGTGTAATGGTACTTGGAGCAGCCCTACTTACTTTGTGGAGTTCTTCTTTAGAGAGTAAAAGAAAAGAAAAAAGTAGCTTTAAGCGTCTAATTGGATAA
- a CDS encoding VOC family protein, protein MAVNVYVNFNGNCREAVEFYAQVFGTEKPKIMSFGDAPANPEYPTPENAKNLVMHAQLNITGSTVMFSDCFPGMSFVAGNNISLTVVSKNMDEIKSFFTKLKEGGTVGMELQETFWSKCYGMLTDKFGIQWQLSHEGEQMGM, encoded by the coding sequence ATGGCTGTTAATGTTTATGTTAATTTTAATGGAAACTGCCGAGAAGCAGTAGAATTTTATGCGCAGGTTTTTGGAACAGAAAAACCCAAAATAATGTCCTTTGGAGATGCACCGGCTAATCCGGAATATCCTACCCCAGAGAATGCCAAAAATTTAGTTATGCATGCACAACTTAACATAACAGGAAGCACAGTGATGTTTTCGGATTGCTTCCCTGGTATGTCGTTTGTTGCAGGAAACAATATTAGCCTTACTGTCGTCAGTAAGAATATGGATGAAATTAAATCTTTCTTCACTAAACTAAAAGAAGGCGGCACTGTAGGAATGGAGCTTCAAGAAACATTTTGGAGCAAATGCTACGGTATGTTAACTGATAAGTTTGGGATCCAATGGCAATTAAGCCACGAAGGCGAACAAATGGGGATGTAA
- a CDS encoding SE1561 family protein, producing the protein MGNLINDKNKQVTFLKQKLNMFLDMLEAIDPEHTDLDDIDRMIAVVDEMESKCKEFNHREC; encoded by the coding sequence TTGGGAAATCTAATTAATGATAAAAATAAGCAAGTTACTTTTTTAAAACAAAAATTGAATATGTTCCTTGATATGCTAGAGGCAATTGATCCAGAGCATACTGATCTAGATGATATCGACCGAATGATCGCTGTAGTGGATGAAATGGAATCAAAATGCAAGGAATTTAATCATAGAGAGTGCTAA
- a CDS encoding DUF6306 domain-containing protein has product MSENQQLIDLLNALLEAERAGVETANHLQQNYQLEELDAQYKQLKKDEAWSCAGLHKAILREGGVPSMQVGAFIDKITALETLKEKLALLIKGQAWVARKIDVAIAYGTQPETEAFLTEMKEKHDTNIGELDKYLLQG; this is encoded by the coding sequence ATGAGTGAAAATCAACAACTAATTGATCTTTTGAATGCATTACTTGAAGCGGAACGCGCAGGCGTGGAGACGGCAAATCATCTCCAACAAAATTATCAATTAGAGGAATTGGATGCTCAGTATAAACAGCTAAAAAAAGATGAGGCATGGAGTTGTGCAGGCCTCCATAAGGCGATCTTGCGTGAAGGTGGGGTACCTAGCATGCAAGTAGGAGCATTTATTGATAAAATAACTGCACTTGAAACACTAAAAGAGAAATTGGCTCTTCTTATCAAAGGTCAAGCCTGGGTCGCTCGTAAAATTGATGTAGCAATTGCTTACGGTACACAACCTGAAACAGAAGCGTTCTTAACAGAAATGAAAGAAAAGCATGACACGAACATAGGTGAATTAGATAAATATTTACTTCAAGGTTAA
- the pdaA gene encoding delta-lactam-biosynthetic de-N-acetylase encodes MKYFAILCIVLLTPNITFAAVSNTPIQWGFKKSVNEQQAEAGKAVDQLLEKYGGFYKGDAKTKNLYLTFDNGYENGYTEQILDVLKKEKVPATFFVTGHYLQSAPGIVKRMVKEGHIVGNHSWFHPDLTTNSDADIRDEELNTVREKTKELTGQKEMHYLRPPRGVFSERTLKVAKEEGYIHVMWSLAYVDWYVNQQKGWEYAYTNIMKQVHPGAVMLLHTVSKDNAEALEKVIKDLKKKGYKFKSLDDLTKKR; translated from the coding sequence ATGAAATATTTTGCAATCCTTTGTATAGTGTTGCTCACACCGAACATCACCTTTGCGGCAGTATCAAATACACCCATCCAATGGGGATTTAAAAAAAGTGTGAATGAACAGCAAGCAGAGGCAGGAAAAGCGGTTGACCAATTACTCGAAAAATATGGAGGCTTTTATAAAGGGGATGCTAAAACTAAGAACTTATATCTTACCTTTGATAATGGCTATGAAAATGGATATACAGAGCAAATTCTTGATGTTTTAAAAAAGGAAAAAGTTCCCGCCACGTTTTTTGTTACCGGACATTATTTACAATCAGCGCCAGGTATTGTTAAACGGATGGTAAAAGAGGGACATATCGTTGGTAACCATTCCTGGTTTCACCCTGACTTAACCACGAACAGTGACGCAGATATCCGGGATGAAGAATTGAATACGGTACGAGAAAAAACAAAGGAATTAACTGGACAAAAAGAAATGCATTATTTACGCCCGCCTCGTGGTGTTTTTAGTGAAAGAACTTTAAAGGTAGCGAAGGAAGAAGGATATATACATGTGATGTGGTCACTTGCATATGTCGATTGGTATGTAAATCAGCAAAAGGGCTGGGAATATGCATACACCAATATAATGAAGCAAGTACATCCTGGAGCGGTAATGCTTTTGCACACTGTATCAAAGGACAATGCCGAAGCACTTGAAAAAGTGATTAAAGATTTGAAAAAGAAAGGCTACAAATTCAAAAGCCTTGATGATTTAACAAAGAAAAGATAA
- a CDS encoding HD-GYP domain-containing protein, whose amino-acid sequence MRLITLDRCQTGMKLGKPIYNENEKVLLAKGTELTDSLIKRLMLLNIYTVYIDDELSEGIEIVESIPKEIHLEAVSVITECLDTIAGPNLDASNIQGMIKTERAIRSFKKIFKDILSYLTENRTALNLLATTKAHSNHVYTHSLNVAIYSCQLAIENGLPLKKIEDIGMGAMLHDVGKMFISPEVLNKAGALTKDEYEYVKSHSELGFDLLRKIHEIPLTVAHCALQHHERVDGGGYPRGLREDQIHSYAKILSVADVFDAVTSHRVYRRALLPHKGIELLYSGNGTQFESKQIQLFKDCIAIYPEGLTVKLNNGTTGIVSKYNFNAVGRPIIRMIKDEEGNEIKPFEIDLSSVENLTLEIIEADELLF is encoded by the coding sequence ATGCGTTTAATAACTTTGGATAGATGTCAGACAGGGATGAAATTAGGTAAACCAATTTATAATGAAAATGAAAAAGTCCTTTTAGCAAAAGGAACTGAACTTACAGACAGTTTAATAAAAAGATTAATGCTACTAAATATTTATACAGTTTACATTGATGATGAACTATCAGAAGGAATTGAAATAGTTGAGTCAATTCCTAAGGAGATACATTTAGAAGCAGTAAGCGTGATAACAGAATGTTTAGATACAATTGCTGGGCCAAATTTAGATGCATCAAATATTCAAGGAATGATCAAGACAGAGAGAGCGATACGAAGTTTTAAAAAGATATTCAAAGATATCCTAAGTTATTTAACTGAGAATAGAACAGCACTAAATTTATTAGCAACAACAAAGGCCCATTCGAATCATGTGTATACTCACAGTCTAAATGTTGCTATATATTCCTGCCAATTAGCCATCGAGAATGGTTTACCATTGAAAAAAATTGAAGATATCGGGATGGGGGCGATGCTGCATGACGTAGGCAAAATGTTTATCTCACCCGAGGTTTTAAATAAAGCTGGAGCTTTAACAAAGGATGAATACGAATATGTAAAGTCACATTCTGAATTAGGATTTGATCTTCTGAGAAAGATTCATGAAATCCCATTAACCGTAGCCCATTGCGCGCTTCAGCACCATGAAAGAGTCGATGGTGGTGGATATCCCAGAGGTTTGAGGGAAGACCAAATCCATAGTTACGCAAAGATTTTGAGTGTTGCGGATGTATTTGATGCCGTTACAAGTCACCGCGTTTACCGACGTGCATTGTTGCCGCATAAAGGTATTGAATTACTTTATTCTGGAAATGGTACACAATTTGAAAGTAAACAGATTCAATTGTTTAAAGATTGTATTGCAATATACCCGGAAGGACTTACGGTAAAATTAAATAATGGTACAACGGGAATTGTATCGAAATATAACTTTAATGCAGTTGGACGACCTATCATAAGAATGATTAAGGATGAAGAAGGTAATGAAATAAAACCATTTGAAATAGATTTATCTTCAGTTGAAAACTTAACTCTCGAGATAATTGAAGCAGACGAGCTATTATTTTAA
- a CDS encoding helix-turn-helix domain-containing protein: MAYNIPVEATLDVIGGKWKVVIMCHLIKGEKRTSELKKLMPNITQKMLTQQLRELEVDGVVNRTVFDQVPPKVIYSLTEYGWSLRPILDAMCSWGEGHIALTDKIVSN; encoded by the coding sequence ATGGCTTATAACATTCCTGTAGAAGCAACACTTGATGTCATCGGTGGAAAGTGGAAAGTCGTCATTATGTGCCACTTGATTAAAGGAGAAAAACGAACAAGTGAATTGAAAAAGCTCATGCCTAACATCACTCAAAAAATGTTGACCCAGCAACTGCGGGAACTTGAAGTTGATGGCGTTGTGAATCGGACCGTTTTTGACCAGGTTCCACCAAAGGTTATTTATTCTTTAACAGAATATGGATGGTCTCTTCGCCCCATTTTGGATGCCATGTGTAGTTGGGGAGAAGGACATATAGCATTGACAGACAAGATAGTTTCAAATTAG